A DNA window from Candidatus Latescibacter sp. contains the following coding sequences:
- a CDS encoding ferritin family protein, which produces MNTFHSADEILDFAVEREEESFTFYTDLSNSVKSNHMRQLFSDFAHEELGHKARLMTVQKNGTLVSARKKIMDLKIADYMVDIEPQPGMEYQDALRLAMQREKAAFKLYTDLAAAAEDDTVRSLFLFLAQEEAKHKLYFEIEYDDYVLNED; this is translated from the coding sequence ATGAATACATTCCATTCTGCTGATGAAATCCTTGATTTTGCCGTGGAGCGTGAGGAGGAGTCATTTACCTTTTACACCGATTTGTCCAACAGTGTCAAAAGCAACCACATGCGTCAGTTATTCAGTGATTTCGCTCATGAGGAGCTGGGACATAAAGCCAGGCTCATGACAGTTCAGAAAAACGGAACTCTGGTCTCCGCCCGGAAAAAGATCATGGATCTGAAAATCGCCGATTACATGGTGGATATCGAACCGCAGCCAGGCATGGAATACCAGGACGCTCTCCGGCTGGCCATGCAGCGTGAGAAGGCGGCGTTCAAACTGTATACCGACCTTGCAGCGGCGGCCGAAGACGATACTGTTCGCAGCCTGTTCCTGTTTCTGGCGCAGGAGGAGGCCAAACATAAACTGTACTTTGAGATCGAGTACGATGATTATGTGCTGAATGAGGATTAA
- a CDS encoding heavy-metal-associated domain-containing protein, whose translation METKKVHIPAVNCKHCIATITRELNEIDGVESVEGDPASKDVTIRWRAPMTWKLIRLKLVEVGYPPEE comes from the coding sequence ATGGAAACAAAGAAAGTCCATATCCCGGCAGTAAACTGTAAACACTGCATCGCCACCATTACTCGCGAGCTGAACGAAATCGACGGCGTCGAATCTGTTGAAGGCGACCCGGCCTCCAAGGATGTAACCATCCGTTGGAGAGCGCCTATGACATGGAAGTTGATCCGCCTGAAACTTGTGGAGGTCGGGTATCCGCCCGAGGAATAG
- a CDS encoding cation transporter, with protein MGKGSEKGSAPSRTIDLPVVGMTCANCASAVERALERKAPGVESASVNLADDTVHIIYDPSLTDPEKMAEAVESAGYTLVISRQGELEAEAEKEARDHELRRERRSFAVGVIFTLPLFLLSLARDFSLAVSWAQGAWVNWLFFFLATP; from the coding sequence ATGGGAAAAGGTTCCGAAAAGGGCAGCGCTCCTTCGCGCACAATTGATTTACCGGTGGTGGGCATGACATGCGCCAACTGCGCCTCCGCAGTCGAGCGGGCGCTCGAAAGAAAGGCGCCGGGTGTGGAATCCGCCTCGGTGAACCTGGCCGATGATACCGTCCATATCATCTACGATCCTTCTCTTACAGACCCGGAAAAAATGGCTGAAGCGGTGGAGAGCGCTGGGTATACCCTGGTGATCTCCCGCCAGGGTGAGCTGGAAGCCGAAGCCGAAAAAGAAGCCAGGGATCACGAATTAAGGCGAGAGCGCCGAAGCTTCGCAGTCGGAGTAATTTTTACTCTGCCCCTGTTTCTGTTGAGCTTGGCGCGCGATTTTTCCCTTGCCGTGTCCTGGGCGCAGGGGGCATGGGTGAACTGGCTCTTCTTCTTTCTGGCGACACCG